Proteins encoded by one window of Lathyrus oleraceus cultivar Zhongwan6 chromosome 1, CAAS_Psat_ZW6_1.0, whole genome shotgun sequence:
- the LOC127137285 gene encoding pumilio homolog 6, chloroplastic, which produces MATESPIRISEAGGKWPSHMEVSAFGTPPRNTGTEDLGILLKGHRFRASAKDVAPNRSGSAPPSMEGSFLAIENLLPLQNTQDASLTTLSRAVKNYESEEQLRADPAYLAYYSSNVNLNPRLPPPLTSWENRHIGHHIGSSRNNWGLPSADHRSKTSLHLPQATLSTHKEESEDDSPQQQAHENESVNTRGVWRRQDAASSASQQKNVVDLIQEDFPRTMSPVYNMSLSISHGLVDKPIELEAASSSSHDPHTTAVESAKPTAGADDIRVSPSVDAHSPVASSSTLGSTTTMGFSNIDVATVAYQLKTLNVSNLPNSESLSYEEKLKTSYQNNMMQRQVFPQQSNPSEVPSTNSQSVNNAYDGREQFAHNSSKLSDVQPLLQSSGFTPPLYATAAAYMTSVNPYYTNMQASGTYAPQYVGGYTLNPTAIHPYISSYPPHGAVPFVVDGATSSSYAPLTPGVSTGGSISHGAEMVQANKYLGQFGYPVQPSFADPIYMQYNQQAFVEGFGISGHFDPHAPRASGVNQMNPYDSQKRPGTGAYLDDKKLHDQRTGVNMNSRRGGLSVPSYFGHMPNTGFVMQYPSSPLSSPVLSGYPEGSPGLSGGRNEMKPFPASGRNGGMLSGWQGPRSFDSAQDPKIVNFLEELKSGKGRRFELSDIIGHIVEFSADQHGSRFIQQKLESCGVEEKALVFKEVLPHASKLMTDVFGNYVIQKFFEYGNPEQRKELADKLAGQILPLSLQMYGCRVIQKALEVIEHEQKAQLVRELDGNIMRCVRDQNGNHVIQKCIESIPTQKIGFILSAFRGQVANLSMHPYGCRVIQRILEHCTDEVQCQFIVDEILESVCSLAQDQYGNYVTQHVLERGKSQERSQIISKLSGHVVQLSQHKFASNVVEKCLEYGDPSERELFIVEIIGHDGQNDNLLTMMKDQFANYVIQKVIDICSDDQRAMLLSHIRVHSNALKKYTYGKHIVARLEHQFGENQTPSS; this is translated from the exons ATGGCAACAGAGAGTCCAATTAGAATATCAGAAGCCGGGGGGAAATGGCCTTCTCATATGGAAGTGTCAGCTTTTGGCACACCGCCTCGTAACACGGGGACAGAAGATTTAGGTATTCTGTTGAAGGGCCATAGGTTCCGTGCTAGTGCAAAGGATGTGGCACCCAATCGTAGTGGCAGTGCACCTCCCAGCATGGAAGGCTCATTTCTGGCCATAGAAAACCTACTGCCACTTCAGAACACCCAGGATGCAAGCTTGACAACTCTGAGCAGGGCTGTGAAAAATTATGAATCTGAAGAACAGTTACGAGCTGATCCAGCTTATTTGGCATATTACAGTTCAAATGTCAACCTAAACCCTAGACTTCCTCCTCCACTAACTTCTTGGGAAAACCGCCATATAGGGCATCATATTGGTAGTTCTAGAAATAATTGGGGATTGCCTTCTGCAGATCATAGAAGTAAAACTTCTTTACATTTACCGCAAGCAACTCTTTCAACACACAAGGAGGAGTCTGAGGATGATTCCCCCCAACAACAGGCACATGAAAACGAATCAGTTAACACACGTGGAGTATGGCGTAGACAGGATGCAGCTTCATCGGCATCACAGCAAAAAAATGTGGTTGATTTAATTCAG GAGGATTTTCCTCGCACCATGTCACCTGTATATAATATGTCTCTTTCTATAAGTCATGGACTGGTGGATAAGCCAATTGAATTAGAAGCTGCTTCCAGTTCTTCTCATGACCCTCATACTACTGCAGTAGAGTCTGCCAAACCTACTGCAGGTGCGGATGATATTAGGGTGTCCCCAAGTGTCGATGCCCACTCCCCTGTTGCAAGCTCTTCAACACTTGGATCCACAACTACCATGGGTTTTAGTAACATAGATGTTGCAACTGTTGCATATCAATTAAAGACACTTAATGTATCCAATCTTCCAAATTCAGAAAGCCTGAGTTATGAAGAAAAATTGAAGACTAGCTACCAGAATAATATGATGCAACGGCAGGTATTCCCGCAACAAAGCAATCCGAGTGAAGTTCCTAGTACCAATTCTCAGAGTGTAAACAATGCTTACGATGGAAGGGAACAGTTTGCTCATAATTCAAGCAAGTTGTCTGATGTCCAGCCACTACTTCAGTCATCCGGGTTTACACCTCCTCTATATGCCACAGCAGCAGCTTATATGACCTCTGTAAATCCGTATTACACGAATATGCAAGCCTCCGGCACATATGCTCCTCAATATGTTGGTGGATACACTTTAAATCCCACAGCTATTCATCCATATATTTCTTCATACCCTCCTCATGGTGCTGTGCCATTTGTTGTTGATGGGGCTACTAGTTCTAGTTATGCCCCACTAACACCAGGGGTTTCGACCGGGGGTAGTATTTCACATGGAGCTGAAATGGTACAAGCGAACAAGTACCTTGGGCAATTTGGATATCCTGTACAGCCTTCTTTTGCTGATCCTATTTACATGCAATATAATCAGCAAGCTTTTGTAGAGGGATTTGGTATTTCTGGTCATTTTGACCCACATGCACCTAGAGCAAGTGGTGTTAACCAAATGAATCCTTATGATTCACAAAAAAGGCCCGGTACTGGTGCTTATTTGGATGATAAAAAATTACACGATCAGAGAACTGGCGTCAATATGAACTCAAGAAGAGGTGGATTATCAGTTCCTAGTTATTTTGGACATATGCCAAACACAGGCTTTGTAATGCAGTATCCAAGTTCACCACTTTCTAGTCCAGTTTTGTCTGGATATCCAGAAGGAAGTCCTGGCCTTTCAGGAGGTAGAAATGAAATGAAACCTTTCCCAGCTTCTGGTAGAAATGGAGGCATGTTATCTGGATGGCAGGGTCCAAGGTCTTTTGACAGTGCTCAAGACCCCAAGATTGTTAACTTCCTTGAAGAGTTGAAATCTGGCAAAGGTCGCAGATTTGAGCTATCTGATATTATTGGACATATCGTTGAATTTAG CGCTGATCAACATGGAAGTCGATTTATACAACAGAAGTTGGAAAGTTGTGGTGTTGAAGAGAAGGCATTGGTGTTCAAAGAGGTTCTTCCACATGCTTCTAAATTAATGACTGATGTATTCGGTAACTACGTAATACAGAAG TTTTTTGAGTATGGAAACCCCGAGCAGAGGAAGGAACTTGCAGATAAACTCGCTGGTCAGATACTGCCTTTGAGTCTGCAGATGTATGGCTGTCGTGTAATTCAAAAG GCACTCGAGGTTATTGAGCATGAACAGAAAGCTCAGCTTGTTCGTGAGCTAGATGGAAATATCATGAGATGTGTTCGGGATCAAAATGGGAATCATGTAATACAGAAATGCATTGAATCTATACCCACCCAAAAAATTGGCTTTATACTATCTGCATTTCGTGGTCAAGTTGCTAAtttatcaatgcatccttatGGTTGTCGAGTCATTCAG AGAATTCTAGAGCATTGTACAGATGAGGTTCAGTGTCAGTTTATCGTGGATGAAATATTGGAGTCAGTTTGTTCTCTTGCTCAGGATCAGTATGGTAATTATGTTACCCAG CATGTGTTGGAGAGAGGAAAATCTCAAGAAAGGAGCCAAATAATCAGCAAGCTGTCTGGACATGTTGTTCAATTAAGCCAGCATAAGTTTGCTTCGAATGTTGTGGAGAAATGTCTGGAGTATGGCGATCCCTCTGAACGGGAATTGTTCATTGTAGAGATTATTGGGCATGATGGGCAAAATGACAACTTATTG ACCATGATGAAAGACCAATTTGCTAACTACGTGATCCAGAAGGTTATTGACATCTGTTCTGATGATCAGCGTGCAATGTTACTCTCTCACATAAGAGTCCATTCTAATGCTTTGAAGAAATATACTTACGGAAAACACATTGTGGCTCGTTTGGAACATCAATTTGGAG AGAATCAAACACCCAGTTCATGA